From the genome of Muricauda sp. SCSIO 64092, one region includes:
- a CDS encoding 1-acyl-sn-glycerol-3-phosphate acyltransferase, producing the protein MTIALFFYYRKIKLGGLGHIPKNKAILFLSNHQNALMDILLIATKCGRKPWFLTRADVFKKTVFGPLFRFLQMMPIYRMRDGRASLSGNRAIFDECGTLLGRGEAILIFPEANHSLKRRIRPLSKGFTRIIEAALKKDPELDLVLVPVGQNYQTPRQAGDSAALYFGEPIAVQEYCKAEGWGMALKNEVFQKLTKLTTHISDGENYEHTVTKLNDLGMDYTDPVACNQWINTKHATKTAPRKSFGTPLFRFVFRLINLPMILLWRILVKPKVPEPEFDATFRFGFVLLAYPLIYVLSIMVLIFTFNLKTACLCCLSHAVLNLLLVKIGITSSDQRK; encoded by the coding sequence AACAAAGCAATCCTTTTTTTGTCCAACCATCAGAACGCACTCATGGACATTTTGTTGATTGCTACTAAATGCGGGAGGAAACCGTGGTTTCTTACGAGGGCGGATGTGTTTAAAAAGACAGTGTTTGGACCACTTTTTCGATTTCTTCAAATGATGCCAATTTATCGTATGCGGGACGGAAGGGCCAGTCTTTCCGGAAACAGGGCCATTTTTGACGAATGTGGTACGTTATTGGGGCGGGGGGAAGCTATCCTAATCTTCCCGGAAGCCAACCACAGCCTAAAACGTAGGATACGACCATTGAGTAAAGGGTTTACCCGTATTATTGAAGCAGCGTTGAAAAAAGACCCCGAATTGGATTTGGTGCTCGTACCCGTAGGGCAGAACTACCAAACCCCCAGGCAGGCTGGGGACAGTGCTGCCCTTTATTTTGGCGAGCCCATTGCCGTTCAGGAGTATTGTAAAGCGGAAGGCTGGGGCATGGCCTTAAAGAATGAAGTGTTTCAAAAACTAACAAAACTCACTACACATATTTCCGATGGGGAAAACTATGAACATACGGTGACCAAGTTGAATGACCTGGGAATGGATTATACCGATCCCGTTGCCTGTAACCAGTGGATCAATACCAAACATGCGACCAAAACAGCGCCGAGGAAGTCCTTTGGGACTCCACTTTTCCGCTTTGTTTTTAGGTTGATCAATCTTCCCATGATATTGCTTTGGCGCATCTTAGTAAAGCCCAAAGTTCCGGAACCCGAGTTTGATGCTACGTTTCGTTTCGGTTTTGTCCTACTGGCCTATCCTCTGATATACGTCTTATCGATAATGGTATTGATCTTTACCTTCAATCTGAAAACGGCATGCCTTTGTTGCCTAAGTCATGCCGTTTTAAACCTTCTTTTGGTAAAAATTGGGATTACATCATCGGACCAAAGAAAATAG